In the Xiamenia xianingshaonis genome, one interval contains:
- a CDS encoding helix-turn-helix transcriptional regulator codes for MNERKNMRLKVARMEAGLSQAQLAELVGATRQTIGLIEAGRYNPSLKLCIGICKTLGKTLDDLFWDEENARRTT; via the coding sequence GTGAACGAACGGAAAAACATGCGGTTGAAGGTGGCTCGCATGGAAGCGGGGCTTTCGCAGGCGCAGCTTGCCGAGCTCGTGGGGGCCACGCGGCAGACGATCGGGCTGATCGAGGCCGGCCGCTACAACCCGTCGTTGAAGCTGTGCATCGGCATTTGCAAGACGCTCGGCAAAACGCTGGACGATCTGTTTTGGGATGAGGAAAACGCGAGGAGGACGACATGA
- a CDS encoding TetR/AcrR family transcriptional regulator: MTPETTPGEGLFQSPECQMKMRILHAVDQSLDQTTVSAICQNAGISRQMFYRHFNSKYDIPWWYSIFCRQFYLNEIGRTIDWSTGYYHHLRLIDLERDFFRKSIQYSINTPFGQTIMPQDRERILFETLEQFRRIRLTHNMRFLVRTFSKLECEVLNEWFRSDEPTDLVKWTDDLVSLVPERLYQALRVEEPKVAMRE; this comes from the coding sequence ATGACGCCGGAGACGACACCAGGAGAAGGCTTGTTCCAGTCGCCCGAATGCCAGATGAAAATGAGGATCCTGCACGCGGTGGACCAATCGCTCGACCAGACCACCGTGTCGGCCATCTGCCAAAACGCCGGCATTTCCCGCCAGATGTTCTACCGCCACTTCAACAGCAAGTACGACATTCCTTGGTGGTACTCGATCTTCTGCCGGCAGTTCTACCTCAACGAGATCGGCCGCACCATCGACTGGTCGACCGGGTATTACCACCACCTGCGCCTCATCGATTTGGAGCGCGACTTCTTCCGCAAGTCCATCCAGTACTCCATCAACACGCCATTTGGCCAGACCATCATGCCGCAGGACCGCGAGCGCATCCTGTTCGAGACGCTCGAGCAGTTCCGCCGCATCCGCCTGACGCACAACATGCGCTTTTTGGTGCGGACGTTTTCGAAGCTGGAATGCGAAGTGCTCAACGAGTGGTTCCGCTCAGACGAGCCGACCGACCTGGTGAAATGGACCGACGACTTGGTGAGCCTGGTGCCGGAGCGGCTGTACCAGGCGCTCCGGGTGGAAGAGCCGAAAGTGGCAATGCGCGAGTAG
- a CDS encoding CAP domain-containing protein, producing MAVKQRGNWAAKGLSAMMALVLASGLAVGAVAAQPLVKSDLGEGGSVAYAAAKGSWQYSRAKHAWWYLFDNGTYPTSGSLRIGGSSYFFDRNGWMQTGWIKSGGRWYYCDSSGAMATGWRKVGKTWYYLHPTYGSMVTGWQRVGDTWYCFDSSGAMKTGWLKSGAQWYYLNPSGAMATGWKEISGEWYYFLPESGVMATNRYIGSYWVNSDGVWEVTKIDARELLDLVNQARARIGVAPLQWSDSLTDTALIRARESSTPGNFSHTRPNGSSCFTAYPGGLTEAGENLAAGPTSAAKVHNGWMRSAGHRKNVLSPEYNVMGAACVNVDDAYHYYWTESFGYDPSV from the coding sequence ATGGCTGTGAAGCAGCGCGGAAACTGGGCGGCGAAGGGTCTGTCTGCGATGATGGCCCTGGTGCTGGCAAGCGGGCTTGCCGTTGGCGCCGTGGCCGCCCAGCCGCTCGTCAAGAGCGATTTGGGCGAAGGCGGGTCCGTCGCCTACGCGGCGGCGAAGGGGTCGTGGCAGTACAGCCGGGCGAAGCATGCCTGGTGGTATTTGTTCGACAACGGCACATATCCGACGAGCGGCAGTCTGCGCATCGGCGGGTCGTCCTACTTCTTCGACCGAAACGGCTGGATGCAGACCGGATGGATAAAGTCGGGCGGGCGCTGGTACTACTGCGATTCGTCTGGCGCCATGGCCACCGGCTGGCGCAAGGTGGGCAAAACGTGGTATTACCTGCATCCCACGTACGGGTCCATGGTCACCGGATGGCAGCGCGTGGGGGATACCTGGTATTGCTTCGACAGCAGCGGCGCTATGAAAACGGGCTGGCTCAAGTCGGGGGCGCAATGGTACTACCTCAATCCTTCGGGGGCGATGGCTACCGGATGGAAGGAAATTTCAGGGGAGTGGTATTACTTCTTGCCCGAATCAGGCGTGATGGCGACCAACCGCTACATCGGCAGTTATTGGGTGAACAGCGACGGCGTGTGGGAGGTCACCAAGATCGACGCGCGGGAATTGCTTGACCTGGTGAACCAGGCCCGCGCCCGAATCGGCGTGGCGCCTTTGCAGTGGAGCGATTCGCTGACCGACACCGCCTTGATCCGGGCCCGCGAAAGCTCGACGCCCGGCAACTTCTCGCACACGCGGCCAAATGGCAGCTCGTGCTTCACGGCGTACCCCGGCGGATTGACCGAGGCGGGCGAAAACCTCGCGGCCGGTCCCACGAGCGCGGCAAAAGTGCACAACGGCTGGATGCGGTCGGCTGGTCACCGAAAGAACGTCCTCAGTCCGGAATACAACGTCATGGGCGCAGCCTGCGTGAACGTAGACGACGCCTACCACTATTACTGGACGGAAAGCTTCGGCTACGACCCGAGCGTATAG
- a CDS encoding DMT family transporter has protein sequence MNPQAKYKLIGFVMMFASSSLMGGIGAFARFIDAPGDFISFWRNFAGLIALSLIFCFIPGMWGRLRGTRFSGMMLLSGIFLGLLSGLYCLSTQYTTLANASFLIYCGPVYSTILAAIFLKEKVSWKGMLCIGAVIVGMLFIVGIVTPEGLTLDLDPKYAFGNAIAFASGVAYGLYLFFSRYRTDVDSNVRAWYNFLFGSLSIVVLLIWHHFFLQPLSYTEKVNGVTQFDAAGQIITHPWNMFTMPGSSWIVLIAAALITGFGAFYLLTCATRRLKAGELAAISYQETIMASALGLLMFNETMTTFQLIGGALIIIGGVCQIVFSTKAASEVGEKIEATDEIRENLERRLLDEEASEELK, from the coding sequence ATGAATCCACAAGCGAAATACAAGTTAATCGGCTTCGTCATGATGTTCGCGTCGTCGTCGCTCATGGGCGGCATCGGGGCGTTTGCGCGCTTCATCGACGCTCCTGGCGACTTCATCTCGTTCTGGCGCAACTTCGCCGGCCTTATCGCGCTGTCGCTCATTTTCTGCTTCATCCCCGGCATGTGGGGAAGGCTGCGCGGGACGCGCTTTTCGGGCATGATGCTGCTGTCGGGTATCTTCTTGGGCCTGCTCTCGGGCCTGTACTGCCTGTCGACCCAGTACACGACGCTGGCCAACGCCTCGTTCCTCATCTACTGCGGACCGGTGTACTCGACCATCCTCGCGGCCATCTTCCTCAAGGAGAAAGTCAGCTGGAAGGGCATGCTGTGCATCGGCGCCGTTATCGTCGGCATGCTGTTCATCGTGGGCATCGTGACGCCGGAAGGCCTTACGCTCGACCTTGATCCGAAGTACGCGTTCGGCAACGCCATCGCGTTCGCGTCGGGCGTGGCGTACGGCTTGTACCTGTTCTTCTCGCGCTACCGCACCGACGTCGATTCCAACGTGCGCGCCTGGTACAACTTCCTGTTCGGCTCGCTGTCCATCGTCGTGCTGCTGATTTGGCACCACTTCTTCCTGCAGCCGCTGTCCTACACCGAGAAGGTCAACGGCGTGACCCAGTTCGACGCGGCCGGCCAGATCATCACGCACCCGTGGAACATGTTCACCATGCCGGGTTCGTCGTGGATCGTGCTGATCGCCGCCGCCCTCATCACCGGCTTCGGGGCGTTCTACCTGCTCACTTGCGCGACGAGGCGCCTGAAGGCGGGCGAGCTCGCCGCCATTTCCTACCAGGAAACCATCATGGCGTCGGCTCTCGGTCTGCTGATGTTCAACGAGACGATGACCACCTTCCAGCTGATCGGCGGCGCGCTCATCATCATCGGCGGCGTGTGCCAGATCGTGTTCTCGACCAAGGCCGCCAGCGAGGTGGGCGAAAAGATAGAAGCCACCGACGAGATACGCGAGAACCTCG
- a CDS encoding glutathione peroxidase: MNMYDFTVRSQDGSDISLSRFKGSVLLVVNTATGCGFTPQYEELEAFYREYRSKGLEILDFPCDQFGHQAPGSDKDIHQFCTLHYDTTFPQFSKICVNGPDAIPLYRWLTSETTFKGFSGPMADALAAATAENNKDFAPNDIQWNFTKFLISREGDIVARFEPTDPMDDVRKAIEEALA; this comes from the coding sequence ATGAACATGTACGACTTTACGGTAAGGTCCCAGGACGGCAGCGACATTTCGCTGTCAAGGTTCAAGGGCAGCGTGCTGCTGGTGGTCAACACGGCGACCGGCTGCGGCTTCACGCCCCAGTACGAGGAACTGGAAGCGTTTTATCGCGAGTACCGCAGCAAGGGCCTCGAAATTCTCGACTTCCCGTGCGACCAGTTCGGCCATCAGGCGCCTGGCAGCGACAAGGACATTCACCAGTTTTGCACGCTCCATTACGACACGACGTTTCCGCAGTTCTCGAAAATCTGCGTGAACGGCCCGGACGCGATTCCGCTGTATCGCTGGCTGACGAGCGAAACGACGTTCAAAGGGTTCTCTGGCCCCATGGCCGACGCGCTTGCGGCGGCGACGGCGGAGAACAACAAGGACTTCGCGCCGAACGACATCCAGTGGAATTTCACGAAGTTCCTGATCAGCCGCGAAGGCGACATCGTTGCTCGCTTCGAGCCCACTGATCCGATGGACGACGTGCGAAAGGCGATCGAAGAGGCGCTTGCTTAG
- a CDS encoding serine/threonine protein kinase, protein MAKIVNSWNDWDPLKHVIIGMCDNSVIPPEEPATSEKVPVDSEMRGMWGLRPLRTVEVGNACLENLVKACEERGVVVDRPTPLQWNQAIGTPDFRNDSMMTCMPPRDILLTVGPEIMASANSFRCRYFEYLAYWPLMMKYFEEDPDFIWTQAPRPRLTDRSYKHNYYDEQISLEERLVRTANKDFVTTEVEPMWDAADVMRMGKDFFIQHGLTTNRTAMDWFQRYYPDIRVHAVNFPGDPYPIHIDATFVPLRPGLIINNPVRHLPEEQRAIFEANDWQIVDAAQPAHDEPPEFCYSSVWLSMNCLVLDPNTVIVEASEVNEQEQMDGFGINVVPVDLRGAYAFGGGLHCSTADVYREGECLDYFPNRVPDCTLVRPEMWND, encoded by the coding sequence ATGGCAAAGATAGTCAACTCTTGGAACGACTGGGATCCGCTGAAGCACGTGATCATCGGCATGTGCGACAACTCGGTCATCCCGCCCGAGGAGCCGGCGACCTCTGAGAAGGTCCCGGTCGACTCCGAGATGCGCGGCATGTGGGGCCTGCGCCCGCTGCGCACCGTCGAGGTCGGCAACGCCTGCCTCGAGAACCTCGTGAAGGCCTGCGAGGAGCGCGGCGTGGTCGTCGACCGCCCGACGCCTTTGCAGTGGAACCAGGCCATCGGCACGCCCGACTTCCGCAACGACTCGATGATGACCTGCATGCCGCCCCGCGACATCCTGCTCACCGTCGGCCCGGAGATCATGGCTTCCGCCAACTCCTTCCGCTGCCGCTACTTCGAGTACCTGGCCTACTGGCCGCTCATGATGAAGTACTTCGAGGAGGACCCGGACTTCATCTGGACCCAGGCCCCGCGCCCGCGCCTGACGGACCGCTCCTACAAGCACAACTACTACGACGAGCAGATCAGCCTCGAAGAGCGCCTGGTCCGCACCGCCAACAAGGACTTCGTCACCACCGAGGTCGAGCCGATGTGGGACGCCGCCGACGTCATGCGCATGGGCAAGGACTTCTTCATCCAGCACGGCCTGACCACCAACCGCACGGCCATGGACTGGTTCCAGCGCTACTACCCCGACATCCGCGTGCACGCCGTCAACTTCCCCGGCGACCCCTACCCGATCCACATCGACGCCACCTTCGTGCCGCTGCGCCCCGGCCTGATCATCAACAACCCGGTGCGCCACCTGCCCGAAGAGCAGCGCGCCATCTTCGAGGCCAACGACTGGCAGATCGTCGACGCCGCCCAGCCGGCCCACGACGAGCCGCCCGAGTTCTGCTACAGCTCCGTGTGGCTGTCCATGAACTGCCTGGTCCTCGACCCGAACACCGTCATCGTCGAGGCCTCCGAGGTCAACGAGCAGGAGCAGATGGACGGCTTCGGCATCAACGTCGTCCCGGTCGACCTGCGCGGCGCCTACGCCTTCGGCGGCGGCCTGCACTGCTCCACCGCCGACGTCTACCGCGAGGGCGAGTGCCTCGACTACTTCCCGAACCGCGTGCCCGACTGCACCCTGGTCCGTCCGGAGATGTGGAACGACTAG